In Paraburkholderia bryophila, a single genomic region encodes these proteins:
- a CDS encoding sigma-54-dependent transcriptional regulator produces the protein MLNHGLQVLYIEDDELVRRASVQSLQLAGFEVIGHASAESAAKMIRADFSGVVVSDIRLPGASGLDLLAQWHERAPDVPVILVTGHGDISMAVQAMRDGAYDFIEKPFASERLIETVRRALERRKLVLENIALRRELAEQNSVAPRIIGRSPAIEQVRRLIANVAPTDASVLINGDTGAGKELIARSLHELSPRRDRPFIAVNCGALPEPMFESEMFGYEPGAFTGAAKRRIGKLEHASGGTLFLDEIESMPLALQVKLLRVLQDGVLERLGSNQPIRVNCRVVAAAKGDMAEHVADGSFRRDLLYRLNVVTIALPPLGERREDIVPLFEHFLLDAAVRYQRPAPILTDRQRASLMQRDWPGNVRELRNAADRFVLGVADDPVMSFTDDSAAAQPLKERVEQFERAVIAEALEQTGGVVAVAADRLQLGKATLYEKIKRYGLAAKGEGER, from the coding sequence ATGCTGAACCACGGCCTGCAAGTGCTGTATATCGAAGACGACGAACTGGTGCGGCGCGCGAGCGTGCAGAGTTTGCAACTGGCGGGCTTCGAGGTGATCGGCCATGCGTCGGCGGAATCCGCGGCGAAGATGATCCGCGCGGATTTCTCCGGCGTAGTGGTCAGCGACATCCGCTTGCCCGGCGCGAGCGGCCTCGATCTGCTCGCGCAATGGCACGAGCGCGCGCCCGACGTGCCGGTGATTCTGGTCACCGGCCACGGCGATATCTCGATGGCCGTGCAGGCCATGCGCGACGGCGCGTACGACTTCATCGAAAAACCGTTCGCGTCGGAGCGCCTGATCGAAACCGTGCGGCGCGCGTTGGAGCGCCGCAAGCTGGTGCTCGAGAACATCGCGCTGCGTCGTGAGTTGGCGGAACAGAATTCGGTGGCGCCGCGGATCATCGGCCGCAGTCCGGCAATCGAGCAGGTGCGGCGGCTGATCGCCAATGTCGCGCCGACCGATGCGTCCGTGCTGATCAACGGCGACACCGGCGCGGGCAAGGAGTTGATCGCGCGCAGTCTGCACGAGTTGTCGCCGCGACGTGACCGGCCGTTTATCGCGGTGAACTGCGGCGCGTTGCCGGAGCCGATGTTCGAGTCGGAAATGTTCGGCTACGAGCCGGGCGCTTTCACCGGCGCGGCGAAACGCCGCATCGGCAAGCTCGAACATGCGTCGGGCGGCACGCTGTTTCTCGACGAAATCGAAAGCATGCCGCTCGCGTTGCAGGTCAAGCTGCTGCGCGTGTTGCAGGACGGCGTGCTCGAGCGGCTCGGCTCCAATCAGCCGATTCGCGTGAATTGCCGGGTCGTCGCCGCCGCCAAGGGCGACATGGCCGAGCATGTCGCGGACGGTTCGTTCCGGCGCGATCTGCTGTACCGGCTGAACGTGGTGACGATTGCGCTGCCGCCGTTGGGCGAGCGGCGCGAGGACATCGTGCCGCTGTTCGAGCATTTCCTGCTGGACGCGGCGGTGCGTTACCAGCGTCCCGCGCCGATCCTCACCGATCGGCAGCGCGCCAGCCTGATGCAGCGCGACTGGCCGGGCAACGTGCGGGAGCTGCGCAATGCCGCCGACCGCTTCGTGCTCGGCGTCGCCGACGATCCGGTGATGTCGTTCACCGACGACAGCGCGGCCGCGCAACCGTTGAAGGAACGCGTCGAGCAATTCGAGCGGGCGGTGATCGCGGAGGCGCTGGAGCAGACCGGCGGCGTCGTGGCGGTTGCGGCCGACAGACTGCAGCTAGGCAAGGCAACGCTATACGAGAAGATCAAGCGATATGGCCTGGCGGCCAAAGGCGAAGGGGAGCGTTAG